From Streptomyces sp. NBC_00690, a single genomic window includes:
- a CDS encoding helix-turn-helix transcriptional regulator: MTDTPARLLNLLSLLQTPREWPGSELAQRLEVSPRTIRRDIDRLRDLGYPVEATKGSIGGYRLVAGSAMPPLLLDDEEAVAIAVGLRAGAGHAIEGIEEASVRALAKLEQVLPGRLRHRVTSLQSATVPLTRGDGATIDPRTLTVIAGAASGQERLRFGYRAGDGTETNRLVEPYRLVSTGRRWYLVAYDLAREDWRTFRVDRIAEPFATGARFPARELPGDGAQELLGHSLARQQPHEVDVEFFAPPSEVAAQLPESLGVPVGTADGCRVQGRSMDSVEWLAVRLALVGCEFRVHSPARLVSYLAELGDRVTRAASGS; the protein is encoded by the coding sequence ATGACCGACACTCCCGCACGTCTGCTGAATCTGCTCTCCCTGCTCCAGACCCCGCGCGAATGGCCGGGCAGCGAGCTCGCCCAGCGCCTGGAGGTGAGTCCACGGACGATCCGACGCGATATCGACCGGCTCCGCGACCTCGGCTATCCCGTGGAAGCGACCAAGGGGTCGATCGGCGGGTATCGATTGGTAGCGGGGAGCGCCATGCCTCCGCTCCTCCTCGACGACGAGGAAGCCGTTGCCATAGCGGTGGGGCTGAGAGCGGGGGCGGGCCATGCGATCGAAGGGATCGAGGAAGCCTCCGTACGGGCGCTGGCCAAGCTGGAACAGGTGCTACCCGGGCGGTTGCGGCACCGGGTCACCTCGCTACAGTCGGCCACCGTGCCGCTGACCAGAGGGGACGGCGCGACGATCGACCCTCGAACGCTGACGGTGATCGCGGGAGCAGCGAGCGGGCAGGAGCGGCTGCGCTTCGGCTATCGGGCGGGGGACGGTACGGAGACGAACCGGCTGGTGGAGCCGTATCGGCTGGTGTCGACCGGGCGCCGCTGGTACCTGGTGGCGTACGACCTGGCGCGCGAGGACTGGCGCACCTTCCGCGTCGACCGGATAGCCGAGCCCTTCGCCACAGGTGCGCGCTTCCCCGCGCGGGAGCTTCCCGGCGACGGGGCACAGGAGTTGCTGGGCCACTCCCTCGCACGTCAACAGCCACACGAGGTGGATGTGGAGTTCTTCGCCCCGCCGTCGGAGGTGGCGGCCCAGCTTCCGGAGTCGCTCGGGGTGCCCGTGGGGACGGCGGACGGTTGCCGGGTGCAAGGGCGGTCGATGGACTCGGTGGAGTGGCTCGCGGTGCGGCTGGCATTGGTGGGGTGTGAGTTCCGGGTGCACTCCCCGGCGAGGCTGGTGTCCTACCTGGCGGAGCTGGGCGATCGCGTGACCCGCGCCGCCTCGGGGAGCTGA
- a CDS encoding GNAT family N-acetyltransferase yields MLRERTDVQVRAGSEADLEALTDLYNHYVRETAITFDIATFTPEQRLPWLRSHPKDGPHRLLVARALTNADEHPEKQSQNEGVLLGYATSSALRPKAAYDTSVEVSVYCAPDAAGLGIGTLLYEHLFRALADEDVHRAYAGITQPNEASTKLHTRFGFRQIGTYTEVGRKFGRYWNINWYEKELNGTPLRPEGPLGPQV; encoded by the coding sequence GTGTTGCGGGAACGGACAGATGTGCAGGTCAGAGCGGGTTCCGAGGCCGATCTGGAGGCGCTGACGGACCTCTACAACCACTACGTCCGCGAGACGGCGATCACATTCGACATCGCCACCTTCACTCCCGAGCAGCGTTTGCCGTGGCTGCGTTCCCACCCTAAAGACGGCCCGCACCGTCTTCTGGTTGCTCGTGCCCTCACAAATGCTGATGAACACCCTGAAAAACAGTCCCAAAACGAGGGTGTACTGCTCGGGTACGCAACCAGCAGCGCCCTGCGCCCCAAGGCGGCATATGACACCTCGGTCGAGGTGAGCGTCTATTGCGCTCCCGACGCCGCGGGTCTCGGTATAGGAACGCTTCTGTACGAGCACTTGTTCCGGGCCCTCGCCGATGAGGACGTCCATCGCGCCTATGCGGGGATCACCCAACCCAACGAGGCGTCGACCAAGCTCCACACACGATTCGGTTTCCGCCAGATCGGCACGTATACCGAGGTCGGACGGAAGTTCGGACGGTACTGGAACATCAACTGGTACGAGAAAGAACTGAACGGGACTCCCCTACGCCCCGAGGGGCCCCTGGGTCCACAGGTCTAG
- a CDS encoding DUF6227 family protein has translation MNDPHETTESHIARLLGRALNSFELPDATIERLDSALAHASSLHSSHHSGTLDRATYRHAYLLSDGSDLVLWELVHSSGPAGPEQHELYEEEAEVRLAASRLPAGFPGFADDEAAGPYGTAETDPHHTDPQSAAPFGSATFSETAGLLEAIADLEAAQLIGPIGPGGDEQSLGQSGIDADFALLARLLAAPPAPLPRMYVPDNSADHARRVLRRAENVDRPGEETAQVLRSAFAHHITQVFGQQCLMAGKDAGFTLYEHAFLLFDGTELSLWEVEHTLTPNGRHMCEVYGSEHRAREAMEHRSRVR, from the coding sequence TTGAACGATCCGCATGAGACAACCGAGTCGCACATCGCGCGGCTTCTGGGTCGGGCGCTCAACTCCTTCGAACTGCCTGATGCCACGATCGAGAGACTCGATTCGGCTCTGGCGCACGCGAGTTCGCTCCATTCATCGCATCACAGCGGCACGCTCGACCGGGCGACCTACCGTCACGCGTACCTCCTCAGTGACGGCAGCGACCTCGTGCTGTGGGAGTTGGTGCATAGCTCCGGACCCGCGGGCCCCGAGCAGCACGAGTTGTACGAGGAGGAGGCGGAGGTCCGGCTTGCCGCGTCCCGCCTACCCGCAGGATTCCCGGGCTTCGCCGATGATGAGGCCGCCGGCCCATACGGCACCGCAGAGACCGACCCGCACCACACGGACCCACAGTCAGCGGCACCCTTCGGTAGTGCGACCTTCTCGGAGACAGCCGGTCTGCTGGAAGCCATCGCCGACCTCGAAGCCGCCCAACTCATCGGCCCGATCGGCCCGGGCGGGGACGAGCAGTCGCTCGGCCAGTCCGGCATCGACGCCGACTTCGCACTGCTCGCCCGGCTGCTCGCCGCGCCCCCTGCCCCGCTCCCCAGGATGTACGTACCGGACAACTCGGCGGACCATGCACGGCGTGTGTTGCGCCGCGCGGAGAACGTCGACCGTCCGGGCGAGGAGACGGCTCAGGTGCTGCGGTCGGCCTTCGCGCACCACATCACCCAGGTCTTCGGACAGCAATGCCTGATGGCGGGCAAGGACGCCGGATTCACCCTGTACGAACACGCCTTCCTACTGTTCGACGGAACCGAGTTGAGTCTGTGGGAGGTGGAGCACACCCTCACCCCGAACGGACGCCATATGTGTGAGGTCTATGGATCCGAGCACCGTGCACGAGAGGCCATGGAGCACAGGTCCCGAGTCCGCTGA
- a CDS encoding questin oxidase family protein: MDTTGTLDEALDRIHLSGPERHGWLSNHAPMAVEALVRHGQARSVHRWVDHYRDKLEEMPPPTAPIAAADWQSALGDPRRIADWALYFEREVIERPWREVLAEWWPRLLPGIAGGATHPVIRVGHAVRTLLSGPRTDPRTVELAHALGYWAARHAPLPPLGRLGPASSAAVALDLVPAVPDQSGGIEARLERLTAFPQWPAPDDPVDSASGPVVPVSAAEAGRTRLIELVAAATHRYATHGHGEPVMLVHAATAPNAVLRTLPALPRGLWAPSLSAAWAASAAVTAAYTPATRAALPAMTNTSPEEVFERAAAHGDDHTIKFTDTALDVGDGLALTAAVRSIELNVPFL, translated from the coding sequence ATGGACACCACCGGCACCCTCGACGAAGCACTGGACCGTATCCATCTCAGTGGCCCCGAGCGCCACGGCTGGCTCAGCAACCACGCTCCGATGGCGGTCGAAGCGTTGGTGCGCCACGGTCAGGCGCGGTCCGTACACCGATGGGTCGACCACTACCGCGACAAGTTGGAGGAGATGCCGCCGCCGACCGCCCCGATCGCCGCCGCCGACTGGCAGTCGGCGCTGGGCGATCCGCGCCGCATCGCCGACTGGGCTCTGTACTTCGAGCGTGAGGTCATCGAACGCCCTTGGCGCGAGGTGCTCGCCGAGTGGTGGCCCCGACTGCTGCCGGGCATCGCAGGGGGCGCCACCCATCCGGTGATCAGGGTCGGCCATGCCGTTCGCACCCTACTGTCGGGCCCCCGGACGGACCCGCGCACCGTCGAGTTGGCCCATGCACTGGGATATTGGGCGGCCCGTCATGCGCCCCTGCCCCCTTTGGGGCGTCTGGGGCCTGCTTCCAGCGCCGCCGTGGCACTGGACCTGGTCCCCGCGGTACCGGACCAGTCGGGCGGCATCGAGGCGAGACTGGAACGCCTGACCGCATTTCCCCAATGGCCCGCCCCTGACGACCCCGTTGACAGTGCATCAGGTCCCGTGGTTCCGGTCTCCGCCGCCGAAGCGGGACGGACGCGGCTCATCGAACTGGTGGCTGCGGCAACCCATCGCTACGCCACGCATGGGCATGGCGAGCCGGTGATGCTGGTACACGCCGCCACTGCGCCCAATGCCGTACTGCGGACACTGCCCGCGCTCCCCCGGGGGCTCTGGGCGCCCAGTCTGTCCGCTGCCTGGGCGGCGAGTGCCGCGGTGACCGCCGCGTACACCCCGGCCACCCGTGCGGCGCTCCCTGCGATGACGAACACGTCCCCGGAAGAGGTCTTCGAGCGGGCGGCGGCGCACGGCGATGACCACACGATCAAGTTCACGGACACGGCCCTCGATGTCGGCGACGGGCTCGCGCTGACGGCGGCCGTACGGTCGATCGAGCTGAATGTCCCGTTCCTCTAG
- a CDS encoding dioxygenase family protein, translated as MSATPATPLVPASERMPAVYLSHGAPPLADDPLWRGQLADWSADLPRPKAILMVSAHWEEAPLALGAVETVPLVYDFWGFPAHYYEVRYQAPGAPTLADSVRKMLRGAGHPVQDIPDRGLDHGAYVPLVEMYPNADIPVLQISMPTLDPQKLMEIGRKLAPLRDEGVLIVGSGFFTHNLAALRHSGVPGWSVEFDDWGQRALAASDVDALLDFENKSPAGRLAHPRTEHFAPLFVTLGASEGELQTGRSVIDGFWMGLAKRSVQFG; from the coding sequence ATGTCTGCCACCCCCGCCACCCCCCTCGTCCCCGCGTCGGAGCGCATGCCGGCCGTCTATCTCTCCCATGGCGCGCCGCCGCTCGCCGATGACCCCCTGTGGCGCGGGCAGCTGGCCGACTGGTCCGCTGACCTGCCGCGACCCAAGGCGATCCTGATGGTCTCCGCGCACTGGGAGGAGGCTCCACTGGCGCTCGGGGCGGTCGAGACCGTGCCCCTCGTCTATGACTTCTGGGGCTTCCCGGCCCACTACTACGAGGTGCGCTACCAGGCGCCCGGCGCTCCCACACTGGCCGATTCCGTGAGGAAGATGCTGCGAGGTGCAGGTCACCCGGTGCAGGACATTCCGGACCGCGGTCTCGATCACGGCGCCTACGTTCCGCTAGTGGAGATGTATCCGAATGCCGACATTCCGGTGCTGCAGATCTCCATGCCCACCCTCGACCCCCAGAAGCTGATGGAGATCGGACGCAAGCTGGCACCGCTGCGGGACGAGGGGGTGCTGATCGTCGGCAGTGGGTTCTTCACCCACAACCTGGCGGCACTGCGGCACTCGGGGGTGCCGGGCTGGTCGGTGGAGTTCGACGACTGGGGGCAACGGGCACTCGCCGCATCCGACGTCGACGCGCTCCTGGACTTCGAGAACAAGTCCCCGGCGGGTCGGCTCGCCCATCCGCGTACTGAGCACTTCGCCCCGCTCTTCGTCACCCTCGGGGCGTCGGAGGGCGAGTTGCAGACCGGGCGCAGTGTCATCGACGGGTTCTGGATGGGATTGGCCAAGCGCTCGGTGCAGTTCGGCTGA
- a CDS encoding TetR/AcrR family transcriptional regulator: protein MSTAAETNVRQVARPRADALRNRERIVQAAREMFAELGPQVPLDEVARTAGVGNATVYRHFPDRAALVHAVVVSVLDRIHEQVRQAAEEGDPFAAVRRFVHAAADERIGALCLMITGAFDREHPDLLAGRDRLEGAVRELIQRAQAAGRMRKDVALGDLMVVLGQLARPLPGTECTKLDDFVHRHLQVYLDGLEAPARSQLSGRAITLEDLRGPGAY, encoded by the coding sequence GTGAGCACCGCTGCAGAGACGAACGTGCGACAGGTCGCCCGGCCGCGCGCTGACGCCCTGCGCAACCGGGAACGGATCGTCCAAGCAGCGCGGGAGATGTTCGCCGAGTTGGGGCCGCAGGTGCCGCTCGACGAGGTCGCCCGTACGGCAGGTGTCGGCAATGCCACGGTCTACCGCCACTTCCCCGACCGTGCCGCGCTCGTCCACGCCGTCGTGGTGTCGGTCCTGGACCGCATCCACGAGCAGGTGAGGCAGGCCGCGGAAGAAGGCGATCCCTTCGCCGCCGTCCGTCGATTCGTGCACGCCGCCGCCGACGAACGCATCGGGGCGCTCTGCTTGATGATCACCGGAGCCTTCGACAGGGAACACCCCGACCTCCTGGCCGGGCGTGATCGGCTCGAAGGCGCCGTACGAGAACTGATCCAACGGGCCCAGGCCGCGGGGCGGATGCGCAAGGACGTCGCTCTGGGGGATCTGATGGTGGTCCTGGGGCAACTGGCACGACCGCTCCCCGGCACCGAATGCACGAAGTTGGACGACTTCGTACACCGCCACCTCCAGGTCTACCTGGACGGTCTGGAGGCGCCTGCTCGTTCGCAGCTCTCCGGTCGGGCAATAACCTTGGAGGATCTACGGGGACCGGGGGCATACTGA
- a CDS encoding MarR family winged helix-turn-helix transcriptional regulator — MNTASPGGDEGPTRWLTADEQHVWRAYIHATMLLDDYLDRQLQRDAGMPHIYYALLVQLAGAPHRRRRMTELAIALKITRSRLSHAVARLEKNGWVRREDCPSDKRGQNAILTEDGMQVLERAAPGHVHAVRQAMFDRLTPQQVEQLGEIMRVLAEGLQPQDSGADLPWLR; from the coding sequence ATGAACACGGCATCCCCCGGCGGCGACGAAGGCCCCACGCGCTGGCTCACCGCTGATGAACAGCACGTCTGGCGTGCGTACATCCACGCCACCATGCTCCTGGACGACTACCTCGACCGCCAGCTACAGCGGGACGCGGGGATGCCCCACATCTATTACGCCCTCCTCGTCCAGCTGGCAGGCGCCCCGCACCGACGCCGTCGGATGACCGAGCTGGCCATCGCCCTGAAGATCACCCGCTCCCGGCTCTCCCACGCCGTGGCACGGCTGGAGAAGAACGGCTGGGTACGCCGGGAGGACTGCCCCTCGGACAAGCGCGGGCAGAACGCGATCCTCACCGAGGACGGCATGCAGGTGCTGGAACGGGCCGCGCCCGGCCATGTGCACGCCGTACGCCAGGCAATGTTCGACCGGTTGACGCCACAGCAGGTGGAGCAGCTGGGCGAGATCATGCGGGTCCTGGCGGAGGGCCTCCAACCGCAGGACTCGGGCGCCGATCTGCCCTGGCTGCGCTGA
- a CDS encoding sigma-70 family RNA polymerase sigma factor: protein MATRAVARRQSENKGTTDRVRSVRAVGGEIADRDLVGMYLDEIARTPLLDAAKEVELSQIIEGGVYARQILEKEVESEAGGATREELEALVAEGERAKDVFIRSNLRLVVAVARRYPRSGLPLLDLIQEGNAGLVRAVEKFDYAKGFKFSTYATWWIRQAITRSIADQSRTIRLPVHLVEELGRIRRVQREFNREKGRDPEPAEVAAELGSTPERVIDVLDWARDPVSLNMAVDDAGETQFGDLLEDTSAVSPEQSVLTLLRSEGLDDLIGKLDQRTASIIRMRYGIMDGRERTLTEVGKEHGLTRERIRQIEKHALLELKKMARDTGFDAAA from the coding sequence ATGGCAACCCGTGCCGTCGCCCGTCGCCAGTCCGAGAACAAAGGGACCACCGACCGGGTACGCAGCGTTCGCGCAGTAGGCGGGGAGATCGCCGACCGCGACCTGGTCGGCATGTACCTCGATGAAATCGCGCGTACACCGCTGCTCGACGCCGCCAAGGAGGTCGAGCTGTCCCAGATCATCGAAGGCGGGGTGTACGCCCGACAGATCCTTGAGAAAGAGGTCGAGAGCGAAGCAGGCGGTGCCACGCGCGAGGAGCTTGAGGCTCTGGTGGCCGAAGGCGAGCGCGCCAAGGACGTCTTCATCCGCTCGAACCTACGACTCGTGGTGGCGGTCGCCCGCCGCTACCCGCGCAGCGGTCTGCCCCTGCTCGACCTGATCCAGGAGGGGAACGCAGGACTGGTGCGCGCGGTCGAGAAGTTCGACTACGCCAAGGGCTTCAAGTTCTCCACGTACGCCACCTGGTGGATTCGCCAGGCGATCACCCGCTCCATAGCGGACCAGTCCCGGACCATCCGGCTCCCCGTCCACCTGGTGGAGGAGCTCGGGCGCATCCGCCGGGTCCAGCGCGAGTTCAACCGCGAGAAGGGCCGCGATCCTGAGCCCGCCGAGGTTGCTGCGGAGCTCGGTTCGACGCCGGAGCGAGTGATTGACGTCCTCGACTGGGCACGAGACCCGGTTAGCCTCAACATGGCGGTGGACGACGCCGGGGAGACCCAGTTCGGCGATCTGCTGGAGGACACCTCGGCGGTGTCGCCGGAGCAGTCCGTCCTGACACTGCTGCGCAGCGAGGGACTCGACGACCTGATCGGCAAGCTGGACCAGCGGACGGCGTCGATCATTCGCATGCGGTACGGGATCATGGACGGCCGCGAGCGGACACTGACCGAGGTCGGCAAGGAACACGGACTGACGCGCGAACGCATTCGGCAGATCGAGAAGCACGCACTGCTGGAGCTGAAGAAAATGGCGCGGGACACCGGCTTCGACGCAGCCGCGTGA
- a CDS encoding MFS transporter, with translation MPKTAETAEIPRSDPQRWKALVFIALAQLMVVLDATIVNIALPTAQQDLGISDGNRQWVITAYALAFGGLLLFGGRISDLWGRRRTFIVGLIGFAVASALGGAANGEAMMLGARALQGVFGALLAPAALSLLAVMFTDAKERAKAFGIYGAIAGGGGAVGLILGGFLTEYLNWRWTFYVNIPFAIAAAVGAYLVIREPAGARNRASLDIPGVVLSTLGLVALVYGFTRAEHSGWSDGLTVGMFVASAVLLAAFVITEAKVKAPLLPLRVLTERNRGGVYLSLGLAVISMFGLFLFLTFYLQIVKEYSPVKTGFAFMPMIVGMIIGSTQIGTRLMTRVPPRMLMTPGFLVAALGMLLLTQLEIDSSFAGLIMPAQLLLGLGMGTAFMPAMSLATHGVDPRDAGVASAMVNTSQQVGGAIGTALLNTIAASATTSYIAARAAGAGDQQLLQLQGMVHGFSSAIWWAVGILVTSAVISFALINTGRPDMGPASSGDGDGAPGDEVRVPVAMH, from the coding sequence ATGCCGAAAACAGCTGAAACAGCCGAAATACCTCGCTCTGATCCCCAGCGCTGGAAAGCCCTGGTCTTCATCGCCCTGGCCCAGCTCATGGTGGTGCTCGACGCGACGATCGTGAACATCGCCTTGCCCACCGCCCAACAGGATCTCGGGATCTCCGACGGCAACCGGCAGTGGGTCATCACCGCCTACGCACTCGCCTTCGGTGGTCTGCTGCTGTTCGGCGGCCGGATCTCCGACCTGTGGGGCCGTAGGCGTACCTTCATCGTGGGGCTGATCGGCTTCGCCGTCGCCTCAGCGCTCGGTGGCGCCGCCAACGGCGAGGCGATGATGCTCGGTGCCCGAGCCCTCCAGGGTGTCTTCGGTGCCCTGCTCGCCCCCGCGGCACTGTCGCTCCTCGCAGTCATGTTCACCGACGCCAAGGAGCGCGCGAAGGCGTTCGGCATCTACGGCGCCATCGCCGGTGGTGGCGGCGCGGTCGGTCTGATTCTCGGCGGATTCCTCACCGAGTACCTGAACTGGCGCTGGACCTTCTACGTCAACATCCCCTTCGCGATCGCCGCAGCGGTCGGTGCGTACCTGGTCATCCGGGAGCCCGCCGGTGCCCGCAACCGTGCCTCGCTCGACATCCCCGGCGTCGTCCTGTCCACGCTGGGTCTGGTGGCGCTGGTCTACGGCTTCACCCGCGCCGAGCACTCCGGCTGGTCCGACGGGCTGACCGTGGGCATGTTCGTGGCTTCCGCCGTGCTGCTGGCCGCCTTCGTCATCACAGAGGCGAAGGTCAAGGCACCCCTGCTGCCGCTGCGCGTCCTGACCGAGCGCAACCGGGGCGGGGTCTACCTCTCGCTGGGCCTCGCGGTCATCTCCATGTTCGGGCTCTTCCTCTTCCTCACCTTCTACCTGCAGATCGTGAAGGAGTACTCACCGGTCAAGACGGGCTTCGCCTTTATGCCGATGATCGTGGGAATGATCATCGGATCGACGCAGATCGGCACCCGACTGATGACCCGGGTCCCGCCGCGCATGCTGATGACCCCGGGATTCCTGGTCGCAGCACTCGGCATGCTGCTGCTGACCCAGCTGGAGATCGACAGCTCCTTCGCGGGTCTGATCATGCCGGCACAGCTGCTGCTGGGCCTGGGTATGGGTACGGCGTTCATGCCGGCCATGTCGCTCGCCACGCACGGGGTCGACCCGCGGGACGCCGGAGTCGCCTCCGCGATGGTCAACACCTCCCAGCAGGTGGGTGGCGCGATCGGTACGGCGCTGCTGAACACGATCGCCGCATCGGCGACCACCTCGTACATCGCCGCGCGGGCGGCCGGTGCGGGCGATCAGCAGCTGCTCCAGCTCCAGGGCATGGTGCACGGCTTCTCGTCCGCCATCTGGTGGGCGGTCGGCATCCTGGTGACCTCGGCGGTCATCTCGTTCGCGCTGATCAACACCGGTCGCCCCGACATGGGGCCGGCGTCCTCCGGTGATGGCGATGGAGCGCCGGGTGACGAGGTGCGCGTGCCCGTCGCGATGCACTGA
- a CDS encoding MFS transporter — MSSQPPATDAASDRRRWIALAIVMTAAFMDLVDVTIVNIAIPSIERDLDASFGAIQWITAGYALAFAAGLITGGRLGDIYGRKRLFLIGITGFTLASALCGFAASSEMLVASRLLQGATAALMVPQVLAIVHATFPAHERGKVFGLFGAIVGLGAVSGPLLGALLTEWNLFGLEWRPIFLINLPVGIAGLILGRKYITESRAPKALRLDIIGVVLVTSAMLMLVYPLTRGRELDWPLWGHLCMAGSLVVFAALVAYERYKARKDGSPLIELSLFTVKSFAAGIAVQLVFGIVCGIFFLVWTLYMQIGLGWSALRAGLTGVPFSIAVSVAAGLSVQKLVPRFGRKVLQAGALTMAAGMLLYIWEADHYGTEINSWQMMVPLVVMGVGMGLIVAPLTDAVLSDVPRGHAGSASGLISTTQQMGNALGLALVSVVFFGSIDEREMAPQTVGRAFGEAFQNSLWWVVGILALIFVVMFALPAKPKQHLEGMQDGEGADEGDGSGGPGAAGGTDLGKKPAMTH; from the coding sequence ATGAGTTCACAGCCCCCCGCAACTGATGCGGCCTCAGATCGGCGACGGTGGATCGCCCTCGCCATCGTCATGACCGCAGCCTTCATGGACCTCGTCGATGTCACCATCGTCAACATCGCCATCCCGAGCATCGAAAGGGACCTCGACGCCTCCTTCGGCGCGATCCAGTGGATCACCGCCGGCTATGCGCTGGCGTTCGCCGCCGGCCTCATCACGGGCGGTCGACTCGGCGACATCTACGGTCGCAAGCGGCTCTTCCTCATCGGCATCACCGGATTCACCCTCGCCTCCGCGCTCTGCGGGTTCGCGGCGAGCTCGGAGATGCTGGTCGCCTCTCGACTGCTCCAGGGAGCGACAGCCGCTCTGATGGTCCCGCAGGTCCTCGCCATCGTGCACGCCACCTTCCCCGCGCACGAACGCGGCAAGGTCTTCGGCCTGTTCGGTGCGATCGTCGGGCTCGGAGCCGTCTCCGGCCCCCTGCTGGGCGCGCTGTTGACTGAGTGGAACCTCTTCGGGCTGGAGTGGCGTCCCATCTTCCTGATCAACCTGCCGGTGGGCATCGCGGGGCTGATCCTGGGCCGGAAGTACATCACCGAGTCGCGTGCCCCTAAGGCACTGCGTCTCGACATCATCGGTGTCGTCCTGGTCACCAGTGCGATGTTGATGCTCGTCTACCCGCTCACCCGTGGCCGTGAGCTGGACTGGCCGCTGTGGGGACATCTGTGCATGGCGGGCAGCCTCGTCGTCTTCGCCGCCCTGGTCGCGTACGAGCGGTACAAAGCCCGCAAGGACGGTTCACCGCTGATCGAGCTTTCGCTGTTCACGGTCAAGAGCTTTGCCGCCGGTATCGCCGTGCAACTGGTCTTCGGCATCGTCTGCGGGATCTTCTTCCTGGTCTGGACGCTGTACATGCAGATCGGGCTCGGCTGGAGCGCCCTGAGGGCGGGTCTGACCGGGGTTCCCTTCTCCATCGCCGTGTCGGTGGCGGCCGGCCTCTCGGTGCAGAAGTTGGTGCCGCGCTTTGGCCGCAAGGTGCTCCAGGCGGGTGCGTTGACCATGGCCGCCGGAATGCTGCTCTACATCTGGGAGGCCGACCACTATGGGACGGAGATCAACTCCTGGCAGATGATGGTGCCCCTGGTGGTGATGGGCGTGGGGATGGGCCTGATCGTGGCGCCGCTGACGGACGCCGTGCTCTCCGATGTGCCCCGAGGCCATGCGGGTTCGGCCTCCGGCCTGATCAGCACGACACAGCAAATGGGCAACGCGCTCGGACTCGCCCTGGTGTCGGTGGTCTTCTTCGGCTCGATCGACGAACGGGAGATGGCTCCGCAGACGGTGGGGCGCGCGTTCGGCGAGGCGTTCCAGAACTCGCTGTGGTGGGTCGTGGGCATTCTGGCCCTGATCTTCGTGGTGATGTTCGCGCTGCCCGCGAAGCCCAAGCAACATCTGGAAGGCATGCAGGATGGCGAAGGCGCCGACGAGGGCGATGGTTCGGGGGGCCCGGGTGCTGCCGGCGGGACCGACCTGGGGAAGAAGCCCGCGATGACGCACTGA